The window TGGCGGAGGCAAAGCTGAAGAACGTCAATCTACAGCTTCAAAACCTGCTGACTACACGGGAAGAAGAGCTCGATCAGATCAAGCATACAGAGCAGGCTCTTAAGGATTCCCAGCAGGCGACGGAAGAGGCAAATAAGGCGATGCGGTTGAATATGGCCCATCTGCGCACCCTGGTTGAAACAATACCGGATCTTGTCTGGCTCAAGGACAAGGATGGGGTATTCCTTTTGTGTAATCAGCGATTTGGGCGTTTATTTGGTGCTTCGGAAGCGGAGATCGTAGGAAAAACAGACTTCGATTTCGTTGACAAGGACCTGGCCCAGTTTTTCAGAGAAAATGACAATGCAGCGATAGCGGCGGGTAGATCTGTCGTCAATGAAGAGACTGTAACGTATAAAGATGACTGTCATATTGAGGAACTTGAGACTATTAAAACACCTATGTACGATGATCAGGGAAACCTTATTGGTGTTTTAGGAGTAGCGCGCGATATTACGAAAAGAAATCGCATTGCTGAAGAGCTGAAGGAAAGTGAAATGAGGTTCAAGGCTCTTCATAATGCATCGTTTAGCGGAATACTTATTCATGACCAAGGAGAGATTATTGACTGCAATCAGGGGTTTGCAGATATTTCAGGATACACGATACAGGAACTTGTCGGTACGAATGCATTGCAGCTCATTGATATCCCATTCCGGGATACAGTCATCAGTCACATGCAAACAAGTCACGAAAAACCCTATGAAGCTATGGGTATTCGAAAGAATGGCGAAAAATTTCCTATACGGCTGGAAGCGAGAAATATACCCTACCGTGGAAAGACTGCAAGGGTTGTTGAGATACGTGATATTTCCCTTTATAAAAAGGCTGAAGAGCAGCTTCGAGACAGTGAGCTCAGACATAGGGTGATATTTGAAAATTCTCCATTAGCAATGGTTCGTTTCAGTGCTGAAGGAAGGATCCTGGACTGCAATGACCATTTCGTTGAGTTGATGGGGAGTTCCAGAGCGAAGTTGATTGATTTTGATATGGTTGGCAGAACCAACAAAATTATGCGTGATTCCCTGGTAAAAGCTCTTCAAGGAACACCGTCTTCCTATGAAGACTACTATACTTCGATCACAGGCAATAAAAAGACCTACCTGCATGTGCAGTTCAATCCTGTGAATATTGACCAGTCGCCGACAGAGGTTATTGCAACGTTGGAGGATTTCAGTGATCGTAAAGAAGCACAGGACAAGCTGCGCCAGGCCAAAGAACAGGCCGAAGTGGCAAGCCATGCAAAATCCGAGTTTCTGGCGAATATGAGTCATGAAATTCGTACACCACTTAATGGTATCGTCGGCATGTTAAAGCTACTCCACACCACCGATGTCGATGAGGAACAGCGTGAATATCTCGACAAGGCTGAAAAATCGTCCAGGCGCTTAACGCAATTACTGTCGAATATTCTCGATCTCTCCCGTATAGAAGCGGAGAAACTTCAAATAGAGGAAAATGAGTTCAGAATTCAGGATCAAAGGGAGGCGGTACTGGAGACTTTCGGGGGGCTGGCCTGCGAGAAGGGACTGAGTTTGAAATTTGAAATTGACGATAATATGCCATCTGTTCTGGTGGGGGATGGCATTCGGTTAGGGCAGATTTTCTTTAATTTAGTGGGAAATGCCTTGAAGTTTACAGAAAGTGGGGGAGTAACGGTTAACGCGTATCAACTGCCTGGTGGAACCGAAGATTCAATTCGTGCCCTGTTTACGATATCTGATACGGGAATAGGGCTTTCCGATGAGAATATCAAGACGATATTTGAGTCATTCGAACAAGTCGAAGGGCAGT of the Desulfosediminicola ganghwensis genome contains:
- a CDS encoding PAS domain S-box protein, producing the protein MSKSYANDSGVDLVIEFMDTKRYQFPQHFESLFKLYKSKYKDTVFDVIITSDDNAVNFALEYRQALFPEVPIIFCGVNNIALPERPDFVNITGMLEVVGIGETLELISRLHPDLTGLYIVNEPNTVSGKVAHGSFDHHLAGFSNQFTSFWLENLSDEELKQTLVDLDPNSAVLLLSFFPDEENKTFTIEEGARFISAASPRPIYSMWEYFLGEGIVGGMLTSGTYQGFAAAEMAMDLLSGKKADTIPVVSSSVNQFMFDYTQLKRFGINIDELPQESIIINKPSTTLMKYRYQLLIATVIIAMLVCICFVLVMNIKARQVAEAKLKNVNLQLQNLLTTREEELDQIKHTEQALKDSQQATEEANKAMRLNMAHLRTLVETIPDLVWLKDKDGVFLLCNQRFGRLFGASEAEIVGKTDFDFVDKDLAQFFRENDNAAIAAGRSVVNEETVTYKDDCHIEELETIKTPMYDDQGNLIGVLGVARDITKRNRIAEELKESEMRFKALHNASFSGILIHDQGEIIDCNQGFADISGYTIQELVGTNALQLIDIPFRDTVISHMQTSHEKPYEAMGIRKNGEKFPIRLEARNIPYRGKTARVVEIRDISLYKKAEEQLRDSELRHRVIFENSPLAMVRFSAEGRILDCNDHFVELMGSSRAKLIDFDMVGRTNKIMRDSLVKALQGTPSSYEDYYTSITGNKKTYLHVQFNPVNIDQSPTEVIATLEDFSDRKEAQDKLRQAKEQAEVASHAKSEFLANMSHEIRTPLNGIVGMLKLLHTTDVDEEQREYLDKAEKSSRRLTQLLSNILDLSRIEAEKLQIEENEFRIQDQREAVLETFGGLACEKGLSLKFEIDDNMPSVLVGDGIRLGQIFFNLVGNALKFTESGGVTVNAYQLPGGTEDSIRALFTISDTGIGLSDENIKTIFESFEQVEGQYARQYQGAGLGLAIVKKLVALMQGTIAISDVEGGGTCFYVSLPFRLSSAKGHKISESSYDWSWDVDGNRKILVAEDDEISLLVMKRILEKIGYQVATASNGEQALKHLKEHITDLVIMDVQMPVLDGIEATRAIRSGKVGEKNKNVPIVTLTAYAMNGDGQKFMDAGIDGYLTKPVEVDQLSVMLKRLIDKEEAMGIGG